One Megalops cyprinoides isolate fMegCyp1 chromosome 4, fMegCyp1.pri, whole genome shotgun sequence genomic window carries:
- the LOC118776157 gene encoding adenosine receptor A2b-like, producing the protein MRLSTVLPLTSFGNVLLFLFNIILASTIVFLNVSVFVSIMINKSLRSENRFMYMLSTCLSDVCSGVSYYYAGVLDVRDSYDSPNRTYFIAPTFLGLSYMAILAAQADRYHAVSSPFKYSQRMTRNRTLLVILAYWVYAFIIVGVSNLVTMGTAKKVTSIGTFAANIVTVIIMIGLNIRLFLIAKYQLNRDPPSVEREQKKSSIYLIILVAICFLGTWLPIFLHIIVCSFTGSTCYAFKNEGTDPLRTLPRVNAVLTPMLYIRGCTSLKETLFSTVWKTCCRRRR; encoded by the coding sequence ATGAGGCTGTCGACAGTATTACCTCTAACTAGCTTTGGAAATGTGCTATTGTTCCTCTTCAACATAATACTGGCGTCTACGATTGTTTTTCTTAAcgtttctgtatttgtttccaTTATGATCAATAAGTCACTTCGCAGCGAAAACCGATTTATGTATATGCTCAGCACTTGCTTAAGCGACGTGTGTTCAGGTGTTTCTTATTACTATGCTGGCGTACTTGACGTCAGGGACAGCTACGATTCTCCAAATAGAACTTACTTTATCGCTCCAACATTTCTGGGGCTTTCTTATATGGCAATTTTAGCAGCTCAAGCTGACAGATATCACGCCGTAAGCTCACCTTTCAAATACTCCCAGAGAATGACTCGCAATCGGACTCTACTGGTAATTTTAGCATATTGGGTTTACGCCTTCATCATCGTTGGGGTGAGCAACTTGGTAACAATGGGAACTGCCAAAAAGGTCACTAGCATCGGAACGTTTGCTGCAAACATTGTCACTGTAATTATAATGATAGGGCTCAATATTAGATTGTTCTTAATTGCAAAGTACCAGTTAAACAGGGACCCTCCCTCagtggagagagaacagaagaagTCGTCAATATATCTTATAATTCTGGTTGCTATATGTTTCTTAGGTACATGGCTACCCATATTCCTTCACATTATAGTCTGTAGCTTCACAGGATCCACTTGCTATGCTTTCAAAAACGAAGGCACGGACCCTCTGAGAACTTTGCCTCGAGTAAATGCAGTCCTCACTCCTATGTTGTACATTCGAGGTTGCACTTCTTTAAAGGAGACGCTTTTCAGCACAGTTTGGAAAACTTGCTGCAGAAGACGAAGGTAA